In Setaria italica strain Yugu1 chromosome IX, Setaria_italica_v2.0, whole genome shotgun sequence, the genomic stretch CTATTGACAGCCGCTAGGGAAGATATATTCACATCCCTTAGTTCTTCTTTGACAAATAATAGGCTCCAATTGATTTTTAGCAGTATAGATATGAAATGTCTTCATATTTAACTAGCCGTTCTCAAAACAATATACTgccatttttttctcaaaataatGTCTTCATCTTTAACAGGGGTTCAGTAATCAGTCCAAAGCGAATGCAATATGGTGTTTTCTCCGTTTTATTAATTCATGAAAAAATATGTTGGTGGATGTTGCTATCATCTTAATTGAAAAAGGAAGATTGTTTTGTGCATCTAAAGTTAGATTTGTGAATATGGCCGCGGAGGTTATGCTAGCGTGGCTTCAACTGTGTTAGTGATAGTtaaaacaacaaacaacatttTTCTTCTAATCATGTTTCTATTTTTCTCATGGTGATGAGCTACGTATAGGTTATTTGAGTTGTTTATCTATCAATGTATTTTTCGGTAACACCTTCATGCGCCTTGAGCCAGCTGACTTCCTCGATCATGATCGCGGTGCACGCGTGATCGACGTATGCCTTCCCTTGATATGCTCTAGCTCTTTTTTGGCCATGTTCAGCGCAGCCCCCAGTCCCCCATAGCCTATGGACATCATGAACGGGATCGCCTTGACATTCACTACTGGTTCTTCTTTGGCTACGTTTAGCTTGACCTCCATAGTATATGGACAGCACGAAGTGGACGTCCCTATCTTGAATATATACCCTCTAGCTCTTTATACTAGCCACGTTCAGCTTGACGATCCAATGATGCTcaatcatcttcttcctctatcTCAAGATGTAGCCTCCTCATATTTGCTCTCAAAATTTTTGTAAGTCTTGGTACACACCGGCAACCATCCACCCACTCTAAGGACCTCTTCGGCGGTTTGGATCCAACTGACTAAAATTTAGAAGCATTAACGTTATCGCCTCATCACCATGCCTGTCCATTTGCTCTCAAACTCTTCCTAAGCCCGCGAACACATGGGCAATCATCCATCCTAAGCTGGACGTTCGAATTGAGCTTGTGCGCTTGAAGTCACTATCTAACAAGTAACAAGTCGAGTAAGATCCATGTTTCATGCATTTCTTTCCGTTATGATCTTATTCATGATATTATTCAGGCAATATTGCTTCCTGTCAGCTTATGTATCACCGCAATTCACGAGTTTTTGGGCTTGCTAGATTCCTTGCGTCTCGTCTAGGGCTGATCCGAGCCGTTCTAGCTGTCACCTGTACACTTGTGACCGTTGGATCTGTCCAATTGCCTTTTCCCCTTCCCTTCTGGCCTTCCCCAGAGCAAAagtaagagggtgtttggttccacctcctaaaattttagctcctaaaaagtaACTAAAAAgggactaaagagccaaacactaTGACTAAAAGGGAACTTAAAAACTTTAAATTTTAGGAGGCCCAAAACTCTCTAGTCCCCTCACCCCTCCTAAAAGTGGCTAAAACCGGTTGTGGACGCCCCTTGCCCCTGCACCCTCATCCCGACCGCTCGCACCCCCGCCGCCAGACCCATCCAACCCCAACACCGCCGCCGCTAAATCCGTCCTCCACGCCGGCAGCCGCGCCCTCCCCCGCTGGTCCGCCGCACCCAAGTCGCCGGTCCACTGCCCCAAGACGAATCCGCCCGATTTCTTCTCCGCGCCCGCTAGTCGTGCCGCcatcccctgcctccctccGCCAGCGGGCGCACGccatcctcccctccctccctccgctggcgccccctctccctccctccctcctccgatGGGCGCACTTCGTCCTCCCTCGCCTCCCTTCACCGACGGGCcgcccctctccttcctccctccaccgGTGGGGGGCGCGCGTCGTGCTCCCCTACCTCCCTCCGCTAGGGGGCCACCCATCCTCCCTGCCTCCCTCCTCCGACGGGTCGTGCTGCCCCTCGCCTACCTCCCTCCACcgacgcggaggaggacggggagctAAAGCATGGCAGGGATGAGCTTCGGAGCAGGAAGGCGGTTATTTTTAATCACTTGAATCAGACACTCTTTAGTATGGACTATAGTGAGATTAAAActttttaaaaattaaaattttaggagcttGGAACCAAGAAAGTGCATAAGCATCTCCGGGACCAACCAAAACCGCACCACGTCGTCGGCCACGCTCTCTCCCACGCAGAGTCGCAGACACGACAAGCGAGCGAAAAGAGGTGGAggagttgggacttgggaggcgCACCGAAAGCAGcacttgcggcggcggcggcggcggccttggcggcgatggcgacgacgatgacggcGAAGCGAGGCCCaagcggcggcgaggtgcgcggcgccggcggccgcgcgcgcgcctgcCCCATCCAGGGCGGAGAGGCCGACCAcccttccgccgccgcgctccgcgccAGCCTCTCCACCAGGGATCAGGTGCGTTCGTCTGGTGTGCGCCTGCGCGGCGCGCACGCGCGTGTTTTGCAATGTCGCCCCCTACCTACGTGGAGGATTGGGGCGATTATGGTTTTGCTTTGTTTGGTTCTGGTGGTGTGCGGTGCCCTGTGCTCATGCGTGTTAGGGTATTGTGGGCGCTGCAGGAGATTGAGGAAATGCGGAGGCGGCTGCGGGAGTTGGAGAAGCTGGAGTTCGAGATACCACCCGCTGCATCGCATGGTAATCCGGTCGCTAACACGCCATCTCTGTTTGCCACTTTGCCTTGTTAGCGGTTTGTTTCGTCTGTGCGAGCCGGCACTGGATTGAACTGTGGAGGTTGGCTGGAtactggaggaggaggacagcaTGCTAATTCAGCCTTTTAGGTGATATGTGCTTGAACTTGCGGTGCTGTTTGTTTGGAGCATGTCGGTCCTTCTGGTGCAATGTAGTTGGCTTCACTTTTCTGCCAATAAATGGCTATTTTCTATTCTATTTGATCATGTTCGAGGAGATGTTTTGTTGTGCGGTTGCagtaaactaatatatttgTTAGAGTGGATTGATGAATACTGGATGCCACACTTCAGCGTTCTCAGGTGTTACGTGGATTGATGAGTATAATGTCTGTGTCCTGTCATTATTTGCTCTGTTGGTCAGtgatagtattttttttattgaaattGATCAGCTTTTGATGAGGTCTAATTGATTGATATATTGTGGTCAAAGTCAAAGCATGCCTAGTTTAGTTACAATTCAGTAGGTAAGCTATCTGAGATGAGGACTGATTGATTGATATATTGTGGTCAAAGTCAAAGCATGCCTAGTATAGTTACAATTCAGTAGGTAAGCTATCTAAGATGCTTTAAGCAAGCACATTCTGGCATTGAACATATTGAGAATCCTGCATTCCAATGGAGACCTTAGAGGGCTATTTCCTGTGGTTAACAATTGTGTTTCTAGATAGAATCATCAGCTCATCAGACCGGACCTGCATTTTGATTTTTGCCTAATGGTACTCCTGTGTCTCCTAGGATTCAATTATGATCCAGTACAGCTAGGAAATATGTTCATCAGGCATCTAGTTCAGTGATGAAAGCATCCAAGTAAACGCAAAAGGATCATTGCAATGTATTCTGTCCCCTTGCTAGAATTTATTGGTGTAAGAGTGGAGATTTCAGATGCATAAAATTCTATTCTGGTTACACAGTTGTGCTTGCATAGGGCACCATGATGACGCTAACACTATATTCCATAGAAACCACAATTTGTACACATAGACACAATGTGACTAAAGCTTATGCTCAGCTTAATTTCTTATAGCCATCTCCTTCACCCTATTGGTACTTCTGCTTCTGAAAATTGATTGGCAGTGAAGACAAACTTTCATATGATCTTGTTTAGTGTATTTTGCAAATATTTGAAGGTGTGCAAACTGCAAAGTAAGATATGCATCATACCATACCTCTGCTTATTTACTTAATTCGTAAGAACATCTATACTTTACACGACCATAGTATTTAGTTGGTTCATTGCTGTGTTTAAGTACCTTTTCTTATGACATGCTTCATAATTCTGATTGCAAGTGCTGTGCAGTAATTTGTTTTCCCCCACCCTAATGCTTCAATGGAGTACCGTTTCAGTTTTCCATTATACTCTATAGTCTGTTTAccactctttttctttttgtttgtatTCCCAGAAGAAGAATctgaaacagcagcagcagcagcaacagctgaAACGGCAGAGGTGGATGCCCGCTCCATCTATGTCGGGAATGTGagttttcttctccttttgtgCTGCTTGTCCTAGTGTTATTCAAGCATGTCCAAGACACTTGTAAATATCCTGTAGCCCTTGAGCATTGATTCTGTATTCAAAGGGAGCACTTCAATAAACTTTAATTATTTCTTCCTGTGGCTGGGATTAATGGTGTtgtatatattttataagcaAACACTTTTCAAAAATGTATTAACATGGTGCCATGTGTCACCTTGCTTCAGGTTGACTATGCTTGCTTGCCAGAGGAAGTTCAGCAGCATTTTCAGTTTTGTGGAACTATCAACAGAGTGACAATCTTGACAGACAGTTTTGGTCAACCTAAAGGATTTGCTTATGTGGAGTTTGATGAAGTTGAGGCTGTTCAGAATGCTCTTCTTTTGAATGAAACGGAACTTCATGGTCGTCCTTTGAAGGTCCAAAAGAACTTGCTGTAATATTTACGCGCGATTGGTTTCAACTTCGTAACATTTCTTTTATCTGCTGCTTTTTACATTTAGGTCTGTCCGAAAAGAACCAACATTCCAGGAATGAAGCAATCTAGGGGAAGGCATCCTTTCTATCCATCATATGGGTAAGGATATTTCATCATGGAGATACATTACGCGTGGATGTGGAAAGATGATAAACGTGGAAGTGCTATCTTGATTAGGTGCAATCATCACATTATCACTTTTGAGGTGACCTAGCTCCACTTGACTGGCTCATTTGCCTAGCTTCTCCAGAAGCTAATCTTATCTGTTGAAAGGAGATAGAATGTGTTAGGAGTGTCATTTGTGGCTTGTCGAACTTGTGCCCATCACCATCTCCCTATCTCTCACCTTTGCAAGCTAATATTTACCAAATGAGATCTCCATCTTCTCTGCGAAGCTTGCTTGTTGGCTTCTTCCTGGAGAAAAACATGACTGAAGCGTTCTTAGTGTAGATGCTGATCTTGAAAGCAAGCCTTATGATTCTTCAAATGTGGTGGATTTTCTGATTCTCCTGAATAACATTTCTAATTTTGGTTTTATCTTCTCTGCAGGAAGGTACCAAGGTTCAGGAGGTTCCTGGGGTACAGCTACAGCCCTTACTACTGATCCTACTGGGCTGATGTGATTCGCTGATCCATTCAGTTTTCTAGACCTAGCAAATCTCCCCCCAACAAATCGTGGTATAGAAGTATAGTTCCAGCGTTGTGCATCCCGAATAGGCAGGAACCGGAAGACTCAGCTCTTACATAGTTTCTTCATTGCCGTACCTCCCTTGAAGTTCAAACTGTAATAACATCCTTCAACCTTAGAAAATGACTCTTTTTTGCGCATCCATGAGTTTTTCTGCAATTATCTGAAATCAACCGGATTGGCAAGAACTGTACTTTTGTTCAGAGCCCTCTTTTGACCTGAAAGTTGCAACGGATTAACTCTAGTTATGTGATGTCCAAAGTCCAATATACATGAAGTATGACTTTTGATTTTCGGTTAATCTGGATGTTCTATTGCTGCCTTTTGATGTTCAGTTAATCTGAATGTTCTGCTGTTCTGTACGGAACGACGGTTGTGTTGCATTATGTACCCACAATTGCCTGGGTGAAAAATTTGTTCctattttatttcaaaaaaaaatgttcctaTTTGTCTTGTCTCCATGCTTTGCAAGGCTCTGTTCATGTGTTCTTGGAGATTTCGTATTTCTGGGGTTTCTACTTTCGAATACTTCAGAGTTTGGTGCAATACCTGAGTTTATAGCTATCTAGGATTTAAGGCAGTCCATTTCCAACTGAGATTTCGGATTTCATATGCAAGAAAGCTGATATACTATATTGAGAAGCTTGGGGTTTGTGCTTTGCTATTATCTTTCTTTGTTCTGTGTTATCATAATGCTTCTGTTTGTGTGGCTGTTTGTAACCATAGCTTAGTACTCCATTCAGCGACAAAGCAGGGCACCTTCAGAACTGACCCATCTTGATGCACACTGCAAAGCTTCATCAAGCATTCAAGGTACAAGCTGTACAATCGTGGTACTCGACAAATCAGCAGAGTACCCGGTAGCaatgtttggatctttagtccggactaaaattcatgtcacattgaatattcggaggctaattaggattaaatatgaactaattataaaactatttacgtagatggaggctaattcactaGACGAAtctaagtctaattaattcatcattagcacatgtttgtagcatcacattgtcaaaccATGGACTAATtacgcttaatagattcgtctcgcaaattataattacgcttaatagattcatctcgcaaattagtctccatctgtgcaattgattttgtaattagtctatgtttaatactcctaattagtatctaaacataattgattttgtaattagtctatgtttaatactcctaattagtatctaaacattcgatgtggaactaaagaaacaaacacccatTCCTGACTGACTGTACAACATCTTGTCCTGACTAACCGTATAATCTATTGCAGTTAACACAGAAAACACATACTCAGTAGAATTGATATGCCACATGCTTGCTCACCAAATTTCAAGGACGCAGTGGCAAGCAAGCACCTGGGAGGTCAAAACAAGACAAGAATCAAGCAAAACTCAATAACAAAATCCACAACACGAGATGCTATTTGAACAAGCTGCAGTGTTTCAACATAACACCAGCAGCCAGCTCATCATAACATAACAAGTAGTTCACTGATTACAACTGAGACTTTTCTAAATTCTAATTCAAACCTCCCCCCTTCCACCCTTATCCATATCCTACACCTACATCCTTTGCCCCAAACCCCTTGTTGAGTTCAATCCACCATCCATACACAAAAGAGTAAATTGCTACTAATATCACAAGTCAACGACTACCAAGAACTACTAGCATAAAAAGCAGTTAACACGGAGCAAGTAAGCATAAACACATTGTTCACAGAGCAGAAGCGGAGCAGGATCATCATCAATCCTCTTCCATAGCGTTGGAAGCTGGGGAGTGCCTGGCTTtcttgtgctgctgctgcttgccgAGGAAGGCTTCAAAGAAGAGCTGCTGCGCGTCGAGCATCGTCTGGGTGCGCTTCATCTCTGACTCCATCCATTCCTTCTCCATCTGGAGGGAGAGCTCCAGCCTGCGCTCCTCCATCCGCAGGAAACCCTCCCCGACGGCCCGCAACGCATCGGCCACCTCCGCCATGGCCTCCGACTCggcgtcgtcctcgccgccgttcCTCTCCGGCTTCACAGCTGCCACCCCGGCGGGTTTGCTGCGGGAGGCCTTGGGGATGGTGAAGCGCAGGCCGCTCCCGGCTCCGCCGTTGGAGATGAGCCCGTGCAGGCTCCTGCTCCGCACGCCCTCctcggaggaaggggaggacaCGGGGGAAGGCGTGGACGCCAGCGGCGCGGGGCCCTTGGTCTTGATCTTGACGATGGCGTTGGGGCTGGGGtccggcacgccgccgccggcgaggtcgtGGAGGAGCGGGAAGAAGGGCCACTTGGGCCCTTTGGACCTGCCCGCGGAGCGCGACCGCTCCGCCCGGTAGCGCTTCCGGAGCTTCTCGATCTTGTGGCGGCACTGCACGCCGGACTTCGGCGTGGCGGTGGGGAACCGGCCGCAGCGCGCGGTGACGGCGTTGGCGACCCTGTCCCAGTCCGCGGCCCGCAGGTTGCCCTTGCGCAGCGCCTCCCACCTGTCGCGGTAGGCCTCGATGAGCGCgagggtctcctcctcggtccagcacggcggcggcagcctccgACCGGAGGCCCCGCCCCCGAGCCCTATGCCTCCCCCCGAGgaggcagcggccgcggccgcagcggcggcggcggcgacgggcgcggctaGAGGAGGGAGGTCCGGGGAGGAGACGACGTCGTCCCTGGCCGCGtcggaggacgaggaagacatGGCcggtcagcggcggcggcggcgaggggaggcggctagggtttggtggtggaggaggagatggggaacggaggcggaggtggggagcCGTCGGTcataaaaggaggaggaggaggaggcggtgcggtGCTGCGGTGGGCCCGCGGGCGTGGGCCGCGCCCCCGCGGTGAAATGACCGGCTGGGGAGGGCAGCATCATCGCCCACCGCTGCGGCCGCGTGGGCGGGCGGAGCGGTGCGGTGGTTTTGCGGGGTTTGTCGCGTACTctcgcggcgcgcggcggacgGGTGCGGCCGTGAGGGAAGGAAGCCAGGAAGGAAGGGGGGACGTGATGGCACGGGCGCCCCCGCCTCCGCAGCCGCGCGGCGTGGCCGTGTGCCGTGTTGGGACGGGATGGGTGGTTGGGTGGGTGGCGAGTGGCGGCCGCGCCGCGGGGGCCTTTTCCCTCGGCTCCGCCCGCCCTCGCCCTGATTTTTCCCCCCTCTCTGAAATCTCAAGCCGGAGGCTGTTCGGTCCGCGTGACGGTGGAGCGGCCACGCCGATGGATCCGGTGAGCCGCTCCTCCGCTTAATTATTCtttggcgcggcggcggccgcgcccacgCGCGTGCCGTGCCGGCGTGACTGGGGCAGCTAGGCCGCACTGATGGCGCTTGGGTCCCGGTCGTtggcccgcgcggccgcgccccgcGCCTATCGACAGGAAGGTCACGGACTTTCAAAACGTGGGactattttagttttatttgaagttcaatttttaaatatatgatattAAATATATGTATTCTTGGTACATATTTTATCTTGGATTCAATAAGACtaatttgatatcataaataaTTAGTGTATCATTTT encodes the following:
- the LOC101768004 gene encoding polyadenylate-binding protein 1 isoform X1, which gives rise to MATTMTAKRGPSGGEVRGAGGRARACPIQGGEADHPSAAALRASLSTRDQEIEEMRRRLRELEKLEFEIPPAASHEEESETAAAAATAETAEVDARSIYVGNVDYACLPEEVQQHFQFCGTINRVTILTDSFGQPKGFAYVEFDEVEAVQNALLLNETELHGRPLKVCPKRTNIPGMKQSRGRHPFYPSYGKVPRFRRFLGYSYSPYY
- the LOC101764054 gene encoding trihelix transcription factor ASIL1, producing MSSSSSDAARDDVVSSPDLPPLAAPVAAAAAAAAAAASSGGGIGLGGGASGRRLPPPCWTEEETLALIEAYRDRWEALRKGNLRAADWDRVANAVTARCGRFPTATPKSGVQCRHKIEKLRKRYRAERSRSAGRSKGPKWPFFPLLHDLAGGGVPDPSPNAIVKIKTKGPAPLASTPSPVSSPSSEEGVRSRSLHGLISNGGAGSGLRFTIPKASRSKPAGVAAVKPERNGGEDDAESEAMAEVADALRAVGEGFLRMEERRLELSLQMEKEWMESEMKRTQTMLDAQQLFFEAFLGKQQQHKKARHSPASNAMEED
- the LOC101768004 gene encoding polyadenylate-binding protein 1 isoform X2, with amino-acid sequence MATTMTAKRGPSGGEVRGAGGRARACPIQGGEADHPSAAALRASLSTRDQEIEEMRRRLRELEKLEFEIPPAASHEESETAAAAATAETAEVDARSIYVGNVDYACLPEEVQQHFQFCGTINRVTILTDSFGQPKGFAYVEFDEVEAVQNALLLNETELHGRPLKVCPKRTNIPGMKQSRGRHPFYPSYGKVPRFRRFLGYSYSPYY